The genomic region TGGGCCGACTGGCCACTCCCCTGACCACTGGCCTGGCCGCTGGCCTGGCCACCCGCTTGGGCGGCCTTGATGGCGTCCACGAGCTGGGCCTTCTTCATCGTCCCCGCTCCGGGGATCCCGAGCCCGCCGGCCATCGCCTTGAGGTCGGCGAGGAGCAGGGAGTTGAGCCCGCCACCGCGCTTGCGCGCGGCGGCCGGCTGCTCGGAACCGGCAGGCGTCTCGGCCGGGGTGTCGTTGCTGTCGCTCACGTGAGGTCCTTCCCACGTTCAGTGCCGGGGCTCACGAGGAGCGCCGGCTGCTGGAGTCTGGTCCCCTCCACTGCCCGGGCGCACGATCGAAAGGACCCGGTGCGGATCGAACCGCGGAGACTCGGAGAGGGTCGCACCCGCGGTGCTTCCCCTCGAGGAGGTCGCGGCTGCCACGCCGTACAAGAGCGGCGCGCGGTCAGGCTACCACCGCGCTGCGGCGCCGTCCCGTGGGTGCCTCGGGCCGGCTCAGGCGGTGCGTACGCCCTCGGTGTCGACCGCCAGGTGCCGCACCGTCCAGCCCTGCGGGCACGCGGCGAGGAGGTCCTCGGTGCCGGGGACCTCGCGGCCCCCGCAGAACGCCAGCACCGTGGGCCCGGCGCCGGAGACGACCGCCGGGATCCCCCGGGCGCGCAGCCGGTCGACCAGGTCGAGGGAGGCCGGCATCGCCGGGCGGCGATAGTCCTGGTGCAGGTAGTCGCGGGTGGCCAGCAGCAGGTGCTCGGGGCGACCGGCCAGGGCCGCGACGAGCAGCGCGGCGCGCCCCGCGTCGGCGGCCGCCTCGGCGTGCGGGACCGTCTCCGGCAGCAGGCCGCGGGCCACCGAGGTGGTCACGCCGTCGGCGGGCACGAAGACCACCGCCGAGACCCGCGGGTCGACCGCGGAGGCGACCGCCCAGAAGGCGCCGTCCTCGTGCCCGGAGATCACGAACCCGCCGTAGAACGCCGGGGCGACGTTGTCGGGGTGCCCCTCCAGGTCCGCGGCCAGGCGGAACAGCGCGTCGTCGTCGAGCAGCAGCGAGCCGCCCGCGACCAGTGCGCGCGCCAGCGTCACGCCGCCGACGATCGCTGCGGAGGAGGAGCCGAGCCCGCGCGCGTGCGGGATCACGTTGCGACACGAGAGTCGCAGCCCCGGGGGCTGCGCCCCCATCGCCGCGAACGCCGCGCGCATGGCGACCACGACCAGGTGCGACTCGTCGCGCGGTACGCCGCCCGCTCCCGCGCCCTCCACCTCGACGACGAGCCCCGAGGCGAGCACCTCGGCCTCGAGCTCGTCGCGCAGGTCCAGGGCGAGACCCAGGGCGTCGAAGCCCGGGCCGAGGTTGGCCGACGTGGCCGGCACCGAGACCCGCACGGGGCCCTCGACGAAAGTGACCACGTGCTCAGGCGAGGCCTGCGGCCTGGGCCGCAGCGGTGACGTCGGCGTCGACGACCGTGTCGACGAGCGGGCCGAAGCCCTCGAGCGCGGTGGCGGTGTCCTTGAGGCCGTGGCCGGTCACCGTGATCACGACGCTGGCGTCGGCGTAGGAGACCCCGGCCGCGAGCTGCTGGAGCAGCCCGGCGACGCCGGCCGCCGAGGCGGGCTCGACGAACACGCCGTCGCGGCAGGCCAGCTCGCGCTGGGCGGCGAGGATCTGCTCGTCGGTGACCGACTCGAAGCAGCCGCCGGACTCATCGCGCGCGGCCTCGGCGAGGTGCCAGGACGCGGGGTTGCCGATCCGGATCGCGGTGGCCTTGGTCTCGGGGTCAGCGACGGGCGCGCCGTTGACCAGCGGCGCCGCGCCGGCGGCCTGGAAGCCGCGCATCACGGGCTTGCGGGTCGCCCGGCCGAGCGCGGCGTACTGGTTGTAGCCGAGCCAGTAGGCCGAGATGTTGCCCGCGTTGCCGACCGGGAGCAGGTGGTAGTCGGGCGCGTCGCCGAGGAAGTCCACGATCTCGAACGCCGCGGTCTTCTGGCCCTCCAGACGGACCGGGTTGACGGAGTTGACCAGCGCGACGGGGTACTCGTCGGCGAGGCCGCGCGCCATCGCGAGGCAGTCGTCGAAGTTGCCGCGCACCATGATCACCTGGGCGCCGTGCAGGATGGCCTGGGCCATCTTCCCGGCGGCGATCTTGCCCTCGGGGACGAGGACGAGCGGCTTGAGGCCGGCCTTGGCGGCGTACGCGGCCATCGCGGCGGAGGTGTTGCCGGTCGAGGCGCAGACCACCGCCTGGGCGCCCTCGTGCTTGGCCACCGAGATCGCCGCGGTCATGCCACGGTCCTTGAAGGAGCCGGTCGGGTTGGAGCCCTCGACCTTGAGCCAGACCTCGCCCTGGGTGAGCCCGGAGAGCCATGCGGAGTGCACCAGCGGGGTGCCGCCCTCACGCAGCGTGACGGCGGGGGTCCCCTCCGGGATGTCGAGGAGGTCGCGGTACTCCTCGATGACGCCGCGCCACTGGTGGGTTGCTGCCATGGTGCTCACTCCGACTCTCCTTCGACCCGCATCACTGAGGTCACGTCCCTGACGATGTCCATGCCGCGCAGCGTCTCCACGGTGCCGGAGAGCTGCGCATCGGTCGCCTCGTGCGAGACCACGACGAGCTGGGCGTCGAGGTCGCGGCCCTCCTGGCGGACCGTCTGGATCGAGACGCCGTGGTCGGCGAAGGCGGTCGCGACCGAGGCCAGCACACCGGCACGGTCCTCGACGTCGATCGCGACGTGGTAGCGGGTGCGGGCCTCCCCCATCGGGAGCACGGCGCGGTCGGCGTACGCCGACTCCCCCGCACCGCGGGTGCCGGCGAGCAGGTTGCGCGCGACCGTCACCAGGTCGCCGAGCACGGCCGACGCGGTGGGCGCGCCACCGGCGCCGGGACCGTAGAACATCAGCTGCCCGGCGGCCTCGGACTCCACGAAGACCGCGTTGTAGGCCTCGCGGACCGAGGCGAGCGGGTGCGAGCGCGGGATCATCGCGGGGTGCACGCGCACCGACACCGCGTCGTCGCCGCCCTCGGTCGGGATCAGCTCGCAGATCGCGAGCAGCTTGACGACCGCGCCCATGTCGCGCGCGGAGGCCACGTCGGCGGACCTGACCTCGGCGATCCCCTCGCGGTAGACGTCGGCGGCGGTGACCCGGGAGTGGAAGGCCAGCGAGGCGAGGATCGCGGCCTTGGCAGCGGCGTCGAAGCCCTCCACGTCGGCGGTCGGGTCGGCCTCGGCATAGCCCAGCTCCTGGGCCTCCTGCAGCGCCTCCTCGAACCCCGCGCCGGAGGTGTCCATCTTGTCGAGGATGTAGTTGGTGGTGCCGTTGACGATGCCGAGCACCCGGGTGACCCGGTCGCCGGCGAGCGACTCGCGCAGCGGGCGCAGGATCGGGATGGCGCCGGCCACGGCGGCCTCGTAGTACAGGTCGCGCCCGGCCTTGGCGGCCGCCTCGAACAGCGTCGGGCCGTCCTCGGCGAGCAGCGCCTTGTTGGCGGTGACGACGCTGGCGCCGTTCTCCAGCGCGGCGAGGATCAGCGAGCGGGCAGGCTCGATGCCGCCGATGACCTCGACCACCAGGTCGACGTCGTCGCGGGCCACGAGCGCCTGGGCGTCGGTCGTGAGGAGGTCCTCGGGGACCTGCACCTCACGCGGCGCGTCCAGACGGCGCACCGCCACGCCCACGAGCTCGACCGGCGCGCCCACGCGCGCGGCCAGGTCCACGGCCTGCTCCTGGAGCAGGCGCACCACCTGCGAGCCCACGGAGCCGCAGCCCAGCACGGCCACCCTCAGGGCGTCGCCCTTCCGGTCAGCCTGACGAAACTCCATCACTGATCACCCACGTCGGTTGCCAACAAGTCGTCCTCAGTCTCGCGGCGCACGACCACGCGCGCCGACCCGTCCCGCACAGCGACCACCGGGGGCCGCAGTGCGTGGTTGTAGTTGGAGGCCATCGAGCGGCAGTACGCGCCGGTGCCGGGGACCGCCACCAGGTCGCCCGGGGCCACGTCGGCGGGCAGGAACTCGTCCTTGACGACGATGTCGCCGGCCTCGCAGTGCTTGCCCACGACCCGGGCCAGCGCGGCCGGCGCCGCGGAGGCGCGCGAGGCGAGGGTGCAGGAGTAGTCGGCGTCGTAGAGCGCCGTGCGGATGTTGTCGCTCATGCCGCCGTCGACCGAGACGTAGGTGCGCACCGCGCCACCGTCGAGATGCACCTGCTTGACGGTGCCGACCTCATAGACCGTGCACATCGCGGGCCCGACGATCGCGCGACCCGGCTCGATGGACAGGTGCGGCTCGGCGATCCCGAGGGCGCGGCACTCGTGCTCCACGATCTGGGTCATCTCCGCGGCCAGCTTGTCGGGCCGCGAGGGGTCGTCCTGGGTCGTGTAGGCGATGCCGAAGCCGCCGCCCAGGTCCATCTCGGGCAGCGCGACGCCGAGCTCGGTGGCGATCCGGGCGTGCAGGGCGAGCACCCGGCGCGCGGCGACCTCGAACCCGGAGGAGTCGAAGATCTGGCTGCCGATGTGGCTGTGCAGGCCGCGTGCCTCGAGGCCCGGGGCGGCGAGCACCCGGCGTACCGCCTCGAGGGCGTCGCCGGAGGTGATCGAGAAGCCGAACTTCTGGTCCTCGTGGGCGGTGGCGATGTACTCGTGGGTGTGCGCCTCGACCCCGGCGGTCACGCGCACCATCACCCGGACGCTCGCGCCGAGCTCCTCGGTGATCGCGGCCAGCCGGTCGATCTCGGTGAAGGAGTCCACGATGATCCGCCCGACGCCCAGGCGCACGGCGCGGGTCAGCTCGGCGACGGACTTGTTGTTGCCGTGGAACCCGACGCGCTCCATCGGGACGCCGCCGCGCTCCGCGACGGTCAGCTCGCCGCCGCTGCACACGTCGAGGAAGAGCCCCTCCTCGGCCACCCAGCGGGCGACAGCGGTGCTCAAGAACGCCTTGCCGGCGTAGTAGACGTCGTAGGCCGCGAACGCGTCACGGAAGGCGCGGGCGCGGGCCCGGAAGTCCGCCTCGTCCAGGACGTACGCCGGGGAGCCGTGCTGCGCGACCAGGTCGGGCAGAGCCACCCCGCCGATCTCCAGCACCCCGTCGACCTTGCGCGCGGTCGAGGACCACAGCGGGGCGACGAGCTCGTTGGCGTCGGCGGGCGGGCGCAGCCAGGACGGACCGCGCAGGGCGCCGGGCGCGTGCGCCCACCCTGCCTCGTGGGTCACTCCCTCACATCCGTTCCGGGGCGGAGACGCCGAGCAGGCCGAGGCCGTTGGCGAGCACCGTGCGGGTGGCGGCCACGAGCACCAGGCGGGCCTGGTTGACCGGACCGGCCGGCTCGTCGCCCTGCGGGAGCATGCGGCACTCGCGGGTGTCGTACCACTTGTTGAACACCGAGGTCATGTCCTCGAGGTAGCGCGCGACGCGGTGCGGCTCGCGCAGCTCGGCGGCGCTGGCCACCACGCGGGGGAACTCCGCCAGCGCACGCAGCAGCCGGCCCTCGTACTCGTGGGTGAGCAGCGAGGGGTCGAAGCCCTCGGTCGGGTCCGCAGGGATGCTCATGCCGAGCTGGCCGGCGTTCTCCATCATCCGGCAGGTGCGGGCGTGGCCGTACTGCACGTAGTAGACCGGGTTGTCGGCCGAGGCCCGGGTGATCTCGGCGACGTCGAGGGTCAGGGGGCTGTCCGCGGGGTAGCGCGCCAGGGAGTAGCGCAGCGCGTCCACGCCGATCTCCTCGACCAGCTCGTTGAGCGTGACGATCGTGCCGGCGCGCTTGGACAGGCGCATCTCCTCGCCGTCGCGCAGGATCTTCACCATCTGCCCGATCAGCACGTCGAGGGTCTTGTCCGGGTCGTCACCGACGCATGCCGCCATCGCGCGCAGCCGGCCGACGTAGCCGTGGTGGTCGGCGCCGAGCAGGTAGATGCAGTGGTCGAAGCCACGGGCGCGCTTGTTGAGGTAGTAGGCGGTGTCGGAGGCGAAGTAGGTGAGCTCGCCGTCGGACTTGATGAGCACCCGGTCCTTGTCGTCACCGAAGTCGGTGGTGCGCATCCACAGCGCCCCGCCGTCCTCGAAGACGTGGCCCAGGCCCTTGAGGCGCTCCAGGGTCTCCGGGACCTCGCCGCCGGAGTGCAGGCTGCGCTCGGAGAACCACACGTCGAAGTGGGTGTTGAACAGGTCGAGCTGCTCGCGCTGCTCGGCGAGCTGGAGCTCATAGCCCTTCTCGCGCACCGCCTCGAGGCGCTCGGCGGCGGGCAGCTCGAAGATGCCGGGCTGGGCCTCGCCGACCTTGCGGGCCAGGTCTTGGATGTAGGCGCCGGCGTAGCCGTCGGTCGGGGTCGGCTCGCCGAGGGCCGCGGCGACGATCGAGGCGGCGAAGTGGTTCATCTGCACGCCGCGGTCGTTGATGTAGAACTCGCGGGTCACGTCGGCGCCGGCCGCGGACAGCACCCGGCCGATCGCGTCGCCCAGGACCGCCCAGCGGGTGTGGCCCAGGTGCAGCGGCCCGGTCGGGTTGGCGGAGATGAACTCGACGTTGATCTTGTTGCCGGCGAGCGTCTGGGTCGTGCCGTACGCCGACCCCTCGGCCACCACCTGGGCGGCGACGACACCCTGGGCGGCGGCGCCCACGGTGATGTTGAGGAAGCCGGGGCCCGCGATCTCCACCGCGTCGATGCCGTCGACCGTGCGCAGCTGCTCGGCGAGCAGCTCGCCGAACGCCCGCGGGTTGGTGCCGGCCTTCTTGGCCAGCTGGAGGGCCACGTTGGTCGCGTAGTCGCCGTGACCCTGCTGACGCGGTCGCTCCACCGTCACCGATCCGGGTACCCCGTCGGGAAGCGACACCGAACCGGCTGCCACCAGGGTCCGGAGGGCGTCGATGATGCTGGAGGAGAGCTGCTCAGGAGTCACCCCGCAAGGGTATCGGCGGGTCCCGGTTTCCGCTCAGGCAGGTTCGGCGGGTAGTGTCCCGACTCGCATCGCCGCGATGCGTTGCCTCCGTAGCTCAGGGGATAGAGCACTGGTTTCCGGTACCAGGTGCCGCAGGTTCGAATCCTGCCGGAGGCACAGAACGCCACGAGGCCCCGACCATCTGGTCGGGGCCTCGTCGCATGTCCGCCCCCTCCGCGCCGACCCGGCGCGAGTGGTTCCGCGAGCCGGCGCCAATGGTTGGCCGAGCCGGCGCGAGTGGTTGCGCGAGTCGGCGCGAGTGGTTGCGCGAGTCGGCGCCAATGGTTGGCCGAGTCGGCGCCAATGGCGGCGAAGGTCTCGACTCGACCGTCAGAAGTCTCGACTCGACCGGTCAGGACTCTCGATTCGACCGTTCGGGCCGCGGCGCGCGCGGGCTCAGCAGCGATCGATGGTGGCGTCCTGGCGGGCGTCGTCGCCGTAGCGGCGGGCGGTGGCGACGTCGGGGAGCACCACGGAGGCGCTGCCGACGTTGCCGATCGAGCCCTGCAGCACGCAGGTGCTCACCTTGGCCGGGTCGACCGAGGCGACCGCCTGGCCCAGGCGGAAAAGCTCCGCCGGCGGGAGGTCGGTGTGCATGTGCTGGAGCACGCTGAGCACCCCGCGCTCGATGAAGCCCGGCTCCGCGGCGCGGGCGCGCACCGTGCGGTGGATGCCGCGCAGCACCCGCTGCTGGTTCGCGGAGCGACCGAAGTCGCCGCTCGGCAGCGTCTTGCGGATCCGGGCGAACGCCATCGCGTCGTAGCCGTTGAGCTTGACCTTGCCGGCCTGGAAACCCTGGGGCTTGAGGTTCTCGTCGTTGAAGTAGAAGGGGTTGTCGACGGTGATGCCGCCGATGTCGTCGACCATGTCCTCGAAGAACGGGAAGCGGGTCACGAACACGTAGTCCGGCTGCACGCCCACGAGGTCGCCGACGGTCTCCCCCATCAGCTGCGGGCCGCCGAAGGTGAGCGCGGCGTTGACGCGGTTGGACCCGAACCCGGGGATCGAGACCCAGGAGTCGCGCGGGATGCCGATGGAGGTGGCCGCGCCGGTGCGGGTGTTCATGCCGACCAGCTGGATCGCGTCGGCGCGGGTGCGCAGCATGTCCTCGCCGGGGCGCATGTCCGAGCCGAGCGCGAGGATCCAGACCGTCTCGGGGTCGACGTCGACCGCCCCGGCCCGGTCGACCTTGACCAGCTCGACCTCACGGGTGTGCACCGAGGAGTCCGGCACCAGCACCAGGGAGACCGCCAGCACCGCGCCCAGCGTGAGCGCGCGCAGGCCGCGGGAGAGACGGGAGCGGATCGGGGTGCTCATCGGCGGGCCCCCTTGTCGCTCGAGTTCTCGGTCTGCTTGTCGGTCTGCTTGCCACCTGGCGTGAGCGTCGCCCGCGACACGTCGTACCCGAACACCTTCCAGCCCTTCTTCGTCGGGGTGAGCATCAGGCGGCCGCGGACCAGGTCGGTACGGCGCACCTCGCCGTCGGTGCGGAAGCGCACCAGGAACCGTGCCGTGGCCCCCACCGGCCGCCCGCCGGGGGCGAGCACGTCGACCTGCAGCACCCGGCGCGTCGCACGCACCGAGTCGACCCGGTCGCCGATCGCGACGTTGGTCAGCAGCCCGCGATCACGCGCCGCACGCCGCATCGCATCCCGGGTGAAGTCGCGCAGCGCGACCGCGTAGTCGGCGGCGTCGCCGCGCGGCCACTCGCCCCCGACGTACGCCGCGTCGATCCAGCCGTCCACGACCTCGGCGACCGACTCCTTCACCTGGGCGCGGCGGCGCGCGTCCAGGTCGCCGGCGACCCGCCCGATCGAGACCTTGGTCGCCACCGTGGGGGTGTCCCCGGCCGCGGAGGAGCCCTGGCCGTCGGGCTCGCTCTCGTCGTCCCCGCTGCAGGCGGCGACGCCGAGCACGAGGGCCGCGCTCAGCGAGGCGGCGGCGAGTCGTCGTGCGCGCGTCGGGGGGTGGCCCGTGGTCGGTCGTGCTCCTCGATTCACCGCCCGGACTCTACCGAGGCGGCCGGACGGTCGTCGCATCCAGTGATCGTTCCCAGCCCCCTGTCAGGCTCGGGAGGTGTGCCGCTGGCAACACCGCGACCGAAACATGGTCCTCAACACTGCGCCGCACCGTCGGGGGGTCTAGCCTTGACTCCCGGAAACCCACCCACGCGCGCTCATTCGGAAGAGGCGAAGCAAGTCGTGCCGCAGTCCTCAGGCAACCAGACTCCCACCAGCTCCCATGAACCCTCGGCCGACGACTTCGGCGCCAATGAGTGGCTCGTCGAGGAGATGTACGACCGATACCAGAAGGACCCGAGCAGCGTCGACGCGACGTGGGTGAGCTACTTCGAGGCCAACGGCAAGAACGGCGCCACGGCTCCCGCGAAGACCGCCCCGAGCAAGGCTCAGGCGGCGCCTGCCAAGGCCCCGCAGAAGGCCGCCCAGAAGACTGCTCAGCAGGCTGAGCCGAAGGCCGAGGCCAAGCCGGCCCCGGTCGCCAAGCCGCGCCCGGCCGCGAAGGCCGCCGAGCCGGCGAAGGGGACCTCGAACCCGGTCCCGAAGGAGTCGCGCCCCGCCGAGCCCTCCGCGGCCAAGGACGAGCCGACCTACACCGTGCTGCGCGGCGCCCCGGCGCGTACCGCCAAGAACATGGACGAGTCGCTGACCGTCCCGACCGCGACCTCGGTCCGCTCGGTGCCGGTCAAGCTGCTGTGGGACAACCGCACCGTCATCAACAACCACCTCGCGCGCGCTCGTGGCGGCAAGGTCTCCTTCACCCACCTGATCGGCTACGCGCTGGTGCAGGCCGTGAAGCAGATGCCGGAGATGAACGTCGGCTTCGACGTGGTGGACGGCAAGCCCAACCTGATCACGCCGCCGCACATCAACCTCGGCCTCGCGATCGACGTCCCCAAGCCCGACGGCAGCCGCCAGCTGCTCGTGCCGGCCATCAAGGCCGCCGAGACGATGGACTTCGCCGGGTTCTGGACCGCCTACGAGGACATCGTCCGCAAGGCGCGCGACAACAAGCTCACGGTGGCCGACTTCCAGGGCACCTCGATCTCGCTGACCAACCCCGGCGGCATCGGCACCAGCCACTCGGTCCCCCGCCTGATGAAGGGCCAGGGCGCCATCATCGGCGTCGGCGCGATGGAGTACCCGCCGGAGTGGCAGGGCGCCTCGGCCGAGGCGATCGCGCGCAACGCGATCAGCAAGGTCATGACCCTGACCTCGACCTACGACCACCGCGTCATCCAGGGCGCGCAGTCGGGTGAGTTCCTCAAGGTCCTGCACGGCCTGCTGCTCGG from Nocardioides sp. dk884 harbors:
- the thrB gene encoding homoserine kinase — translated: MVTFVEGPVRVSVPATSANLGPGFDALGLALDLRDELEAEVLASGLVVEVEGAGAGGVPRDESHLVVVAMRAAFAAMGAQPPGLRLSCRNVIPHARGLGSSSAAIVGGVTLARALVAGGSLLLDDDALFRLAADLEGHPDNVAPAFYGGFVISGHEDGAFWAVASAVDPRVSAVVFVPADGVTTSVARGLLPETVPHAEAAADAGRAALLVAALAGRPEHLLLATRDYLHQDYRRPAMPASLDLVDRLRARGIPAVVSGAGPTVLAFCGGREVPGTEDLLAACPQGWTVRHLAVDTEGVRTA
- the thrC gene encoding threonine synthase, whose amino-acid sequence is MAATHQWRGVIEEYRDLLDIPEGTPAVTLREGGTPLVHSAWLSGLTQGEVWLKVEGSNPTGSFKDRGMTAAISVAKHEGAQAVVCASTGNTSAAMAAYAAKAGLKPLVLVPEGKIAAGKMAQAILHGAQVIMVRGNFDDCLAMARGLADEYPVALVNSVNPVRLEGQKTAAFEIVDFLGDAPDYHLLPVGNAGNISAYWLGYNQYAALGRATRKPVMRGFQAAGAAPLVNGAPVADPETKATAIRIGNPASWHLAEAARDESGGCFESVTDEQILAAQRELACRDGVFVEPASAAGVAGLLQQLAAGVSYADASVVITVTGHGLKDTATALEGFGPLVDTVVDADVTAAAQAAGLA
- a CDS encoding homoserine dehydrogenase, with the translated sequence MEFRQADRKGDALRVAVLGCGSVGSQVVRLLQEQAVDLAARVGAPVELVGVAVRRLDAPREVQVPEDLLTTDAQALVARDDVDLVVEVIGGIEPARSLILAALENGASVVTANKALLAEDGPTLFEAAAKAGRDLYYEAAVAGAIPILRPLRESLAGDRVTRVLGIVNGTTNYILDKMDTSGAGFEEALQEAQELGYAEADPTADVEGFDAAAKAAILASLAFHSRVTAADVYREGIAEVRSADVASARDMGAVVKLLAICELIPTEGGDDAVSVRVHPAMIPRSHPLASVREAYNAVFVESEAAGQLMFYGPGAGGAPTASAVLGDLVTVARNLLAGTRGAGESAYADRAVLPMGEARTRYHVAIDVEDRAGVLASVATAFADHGVSIQTVRQEGRDLDAQLVVVSHEATDAQLSGTVETLRGMDIVRDVTSVMRVEGESE
- the lysA gene encoding diaminopimelate decarboxylase, which codes for MTHEAGWAHAPGALRGPSWLRPPADANELVAPLWSSTARKVDGVLEIGGVALPDLVAQHGSPAYVLDEADFRARARAFRDAFAAYDVYYAGKAFLSTAVARWVAEEGLFLDVCSGGELTVAERGGVPMERVGFHGNNKSVAELTRAVRLGVGRIIVDSFTEIDRLAAITEELGASVRVMVRVTAGVEAHTHEYIATAHEDQKFGFSITSGDALEAVRRVLAAPGLEARGLHSHIGSQIFDSSGFEVAARRVLALHARIATELGVALPEMDLGGGFGIAYTTQDDPSRPDKLAAEMTQIVEHECRALGIAEPHLSIEPGRAIVGPAMCTVYEVGTVKQVHLDGGAVRTYVSVDGGMSDNIRTALYDADYSCTLASRASAAPAALARVVGKHCEAGDIVVKDEFLPADVAPGDLVAVPGTGAYCRSMASNYNHALRPPVVAVRDGSARVVVRRETEDDLLATDVGDQ
- the argS gene encoding arginine--tRNA ligase produces the protein MTPEQLSSSIIDALRTLVAAGSVSLPDGVPGSVTVERPRQQGHGDYATNVALQLAKKAGTNPRAFGELLAEQLRTVDGIDAVEIAGPGFLNITVGAAAQGVVAAQVVAEGSAYGTTQTLAGNKINVEFISANPTGPLHLGHTRWAVLGDAIGRVLSAAGADVTREFYINDRGVQMNHFAASIVAAALGEPTPTDGYAGAYIQDLARKVGEAQPGIFELPAAERLEAVREKGYELQLAEQREQLDLFNTHFDVWFSERSLHSGGEVPETLERLKGLGHVFEDGGALWMRTTDFGDDKDRVLIKSDGELTYFASDTAYYLNKRARGFDHCIYLLGADHHGYVGRLRAMAACVGDDPDKTLDVLIGQMVKILRDGEEMRLSKRAGTIVTLNELVEEIGVDALRYSLARYPADSPLTLDVAEITRASADNPVYYVQYGHARTCRMMENAGQLGMSIPADPTEGFDPSLLTHEYEGRLLRALAEFPRVVASAAELREPHRVARYLEDMTSVFNKWYDTRECRMLPQGDEPAGPVNQARLVLVAATRTVLANGLGLLGVSAPERM
- a CDS encoding LCP family protein, which translates into the protein MSTPIRSRLSRGLRALTLGAVLAVSLVLVPDSSVHTREVELVKVDRAGAVDVDPETVWILALGSDMRPGEDMLRTRADAIQLVGMNTRTGAATSIGIPRDSWVSIPGFGSNRVNAALTFGGPQLMGETVGDLVGVQPDYVFVTRFPFFEDMVDDIGGITVDNPFYFNDENLKPQGFQAGKVKLNGYDAMAFARIRKTLPSGDFGRSANQQRVLRGIHRTVRARAAEPGFIERGVLSVLQHMHTDLPPAELFRLGQAVASVDPAKVSTCVLQGSIGNVGSASVVLPDVATARRYGDDARQDATIDRC